GAATGAGCGGCAGGTTAGACCAACGTGGCAAACAAGCAAACCAGTAATCTGATCAATGCGTTTTTCGCGTGTCCTTTGCCTGGAAGGTGGCACTGAGGGCGGTCACTCAGAGGCAGGATCCGGTAACTGGTAGTAGTCACCCTTGGTCTCACAGTGAATGTGATGGCTGATCTGAAGGCCGGTCGGGCCGTCCAGTGTGCCGGCCATAATCGACACCACGTCTTGGCCGTTCGGCTCCCAAAACAACTGGCTTCCGCAGGCTGTGCAAAAACCACGGCGAGCGCTATCGGAGGACTGAAACCAGGTCAGATTGTCTTCGCCGTTGATGCGGAGGTCTTTCTTCGCCGCCTGTGTGGCGGCGACAAAATGACCTGAAGTCTTGCGGCACTGGACGCAATGACAAGCAATAACGGGGCGCAACGGCCCCGTTACCTCATAGGTGACACGACCACAAAGACAGCTGCCTTTCATCGTGCCGCTCCGTCCGAATTAAACGTTGCTGTCGGGGAACGACGCCTTGCGCTCTGTCATGAAGTCCAGCAGCGCTTCGTCGATGGCCGGATCGAGGGCAGGGCCTGTATAGGCTGCGAGCTGCTCTTTCCAGATCTTGTTGGCCCGTTTTGCCGCGTCCAGTTCACCATCCGCGAGCCACTGCTCATAGGAGTTGTTGTCCGCAACGCTGGACCGGTAGAACGCGCTCTCGAAGTTGCGCTGTGTGTGAGCTGCGCCCAGGAAGTGGCCGCCTGGACCGACTTCTTCTAGGGCGTCCATTGCAAGCGACTCGTCGTTGACGTCGATGCCTTTGGCCAGCACGTGCATCATGCCGAGCTGATCGGCATCCAGAATGAACTTCTCATAAGATGAACAAAGGCCGCCTTCGAGCCACCCAGCTGCGTGCAGGCAGAAGTTCACGCCGCCCTGGACGGTTGCCGTGATCGTCTGAGCGGATTCTTGAGCGGACTGCGCGTCTGGCAGTTTGGACGCTGTGAACGACCCGCCGGAGCGGAATGGAAGTCCAGCGCGTCGGGCAAGTTTTGCAGCGCCATTCAAAAGGAGCGAGCCTTCCGGGCTTCCAAAGGTTGGGGCGCCGGATTGCATGGAGATGGAGCTGACGAATGCACCGAAAACGACCGGAGCCCCAGGGCGGATCAGCTGGGTCAGGGCGCAGCCGGCCAGTGCTTCAGCCAGAACCTGAGCGAGAGTGCCGGCGACGGTCACCGGGCTCATCGCGCCGGCCAGGATGAACGGCGAGACGATGCAAGCCTGATTGTTCCGGGCGTAGACCTTGAGTGCGCCCAGCATGGTCGCGTCGAATACCAAAGGCGAATTGGCGTTGATCAGCTGGATCATTACGCAGTTCTGGTCGACGAAGTCTTCGCCGAACGTGATCTGGGCCATCCGAACCGAGTCTTCTGCACGTTCCGGCGCTGTGACGGATCCCATGAACGGCTTGTCGGAATATTTGATATGGGAATAGACCATATCAAAGTGACGCTTGTTGACCGGCAAATCGACCGGCTCACACACGGTGCCGCCGGAATGGTGCATCCACGGGGACATATAGGCGAGCTTCACGAAGTTGCGGAAGTCGTCGATCGTGCCGTAGCGGCGACCTTGGTCAAGGTCGGTAACGAAAGGAGGCCCGTAGACCGGGGCAAATACAAGGTTGTTGCCGCCGATCTCGACGTTTCGCGCCGGATTACGGGCATGCTGGGTGAACTGCGACGGAGCCGTTTTCAGGATCTCGCGCAGCATGCCCTTCGGAAAGCGGACGCGCTCGCCGTCAACCTCAGCGCCGGCAATCTTCCAGATGTTCAGAACGTCGGGATCTTCGCGGAACTCCAGTCCGATTTCAGCAAGGATGCGATCCGCGTTGGCCTCAATGGTGGCCGCGCTCTCGTCGCTCAGCACTTCGTAATTCGGAATGCCCCGGCTGATATAAGGAGCGCCGACGCCTCCGGACGTGGCGGTGCGTCTTTCGCGGCGGGCGGATCGGCCACGGCGGCCGGTGCTGACGGCGGCGTCTGACATTGAGGGGCTCCCTGAACAGAAAAATTTGTGTCGTTATGTCAAGTCTTAGAGGGCTTGGCCAGCGATCTTGGTGCGGATGCGTCCTATCATGCCCTGATTCCGTCATTGCGGCGGTTCCGGCCCCTGCGTCGGACGGCCGCGGTTTGCCGGGCTGAAATTCTGCTGCGTGTCGTCGCAACATGCTCCCATGACGCAATTGAGCTACTTTGCCCTCCCGAGTGTCGCAATACTGGCGGCCAAATCGGCGGGGCAATGGCTCCGGGGTGCAGAAGAATATCCTTCGTGGATGGGACAAGCGGAGGGGAGCGCGTTTAAGCACAGCGCTTCCTGCCTTTTGAAGAGGAATGAAACATGTCAGCTTTTCCTGACAAGGCACAGGTCGTCATCGTTGGTCTCGGCGGCATCGTCGGCGCTTCGGTTGCGCATCACCTGATCGAGCGCGGCTGGACGGACATTGTCGGCATCGACAAGTCCGGCATTCCGACAGATGTCGGCTCCACCGCCCACGCTTCCGACTTCTGCTACACCACCAGCCACGACTTCCTGTCCACATGGACCTCGCTCTATTCCGTCGATTTCTTCGACAAGATGGGCGCCTATGAACGTGTCGGCGGGCTGGAAATCGCCCGGACCGGCGACGATGCCTGGATGGAAGAAATCAAGCGCAAGGTGACCTCCGGCAAAGCGTTCGGAACCAATGTCCGCCTGGTTTCACCCTCCGAAATCAAGGAAATGTTCCCTCTGATCGAGGAAGATCAGGTTCAGGGCGGCCTCTACGATCCGGACGCTGGTCTGGTTGTGCCGCGCTCCCAGGCGTTGTCCGGCAGGCTGGTCGACATGGGTGTCGACAGTGGCAATTTGAAATCCTTTGCCAATACGCCAGCCCAGTCTCTGATCGTCGAGGACGGCAAGATCACTGGTGTGAAAACCCACCGCGGCACAATCATGGCCGATCATGTTGTTGTCTGTGCCGGTCTCTGGGGCCGCCTGATCGCAAACATGGTGGGCGAGGATCTTCCGGTCATGCCGGTGGACCACCCGCTGACGTTCTTCGGTCCGTTCAACGAATTCGAAGGCACCGGCAAGGACATCGGTTATCCGCTGCTCCGCGATCAGGGCAACTCCGCCTATATGCGCGATACCGGCGACCCGAAGACCACTGAAGGCGGTCAGATCGAGTGGGGCTACTACGAGACAACCAAACCGCGCATGTGCCACCCGCGCGATCTTCAGTCCAAGGAAGAAGCGCGCCTGTCACCGTCACAGCGCGACCTGGAGCTGGAGCAAGTCATCGAGCCGCTTGAAAAGGCGATGGAACTGACCCCGATCCTTAGCGAACTCGGCTACAACGAGACTTGGTCCTTTAACGGCCTGTTGCAGGTGTCTGCCGCTGGCGGTCCGTCCTGCGGTGAAAGCCAGAAGGTGCGCGGTCTCTGGTACTGTGTTGCCATCTGGGTCAAGGACGGTCCAGGCTATGGCAAACTGATCGCCGACTGGATGACCGACGGCCGCACCGAGATCGATCATGCGGGCATTGATTATTCCCGTTTCTATGCGCACCAGATGACCGAGAAATACATCGAGGACCGGTGCTACGAAGCGGCGCAGAAGATCTACTTCCCGGCAATCCACCCGCGTGAGCCTTATGCAGGATCACGCAACATCAAGCGTTCGCCGTTCTATGAGCGTGAAGTGGAGCTTGGCGGCTATTTCATGGAGCTTGGCGGCTGGGAGCGGGCACACGGCTATGCGGCCAACGAGCACCTTCTGGAGAAATACGGCAACAAGGTTCCGGTCCGCGAAAACGAGTGGGACAACCGGCACTTCTGGCGTGTTTCCAATGCCGAGCAGCTGGCACTCTCCGAGGATTGCGGCATCATCAACCTGTCGCACTTCTACATGTTCGATGTGGAAGGTCCGGACCATGTTGCGCTGATGGAGTGGCTGTGCGCGGCCAAGATCGGCGGCGACAACAACATCGGCAAAGGCATCTACACGCACTTCCTCGATGATGAAGGCAATGTCCGTGCGGACCTCACCATTTTCCGCATGGAAGACCGCTGCCGGATCGTTGATGGCGCAGATGCCGGGCCGCGCGACTACCACTATGTGAAGCGCATTGCGGAAGACAAAGGCTTCGATGTCACGGTGACCGATGTCAGTGAAGAGTACACGACCATCGGCATCTGGGGCCCGAATGCCCGCGAAAACCTGAAGAGAGTTGTGTCCGATCCAGCCGCTCTTGATCCGGAAAATTTCCCGTTCGCCGGGATCCGTAACCTGGAAATCGCCGGCAAGAAGGTTTTTGCGCTGCGTTTGTCCTACGTGGGTGAACAGGGCTGGGAACTTCACATGAAGTACGAGGACGGTCTTGCGGTCTGGGACGCGCTGCGTGCGGAAGGCATCATGGCCGTTGGCGTTGAGACCTACGCCAACTCCCGGCGTTTGGAAAAGTCCCTGCGCCTTCAGAACGCTGATCTCCTGACCCAGTACAACCTGTATGAAGCTGACCTTGCCCGTCCGAAGGTCAAGGAAGCCGATTTCCGAGGCAAGGAAAAGCATCTGGAGTACCGGGCGCGCGACAAGCAACCAGCTATGCTTTGCACGCTGGTCATGCAGGAGAACACGGATGCCAGCGGCGTTGAGCGGTTCCCGGTCGGTGCGATGCCGGTTCAGGATCCGGTTACAGGCAAGACGCTGGTCGATGAG
This window of the Roseibium alexandrii DFL-11 genome carries:
- a CDS encoding GFA family protein, whose product is MKGSCLCGRVTYEVTGPLRPVIACHCVQCRKTSGHFVAATQAAKKDLRINGEDNLTWFQSSDSARRGFCTACGSQLFWEPNGQDVVSIMAGTLDGPTGLQISHHIHCETKGDYYQLPDPASE
- a CDS encoding trimethylamine methyltransferase family protein, encoding MSDAAVSTGRRGRSARRERRTATSGGVGAPYISRGIPNYEVLSDESAATIEANADRILAEIGLEFREDPDVLNIWKIAGAEVDGERVRFPKGMLREILKTAPSQFTQHARNPARNVEIGGNNLVFAPVYGPPFVTDLDQGRRYGTIDDFRNFVKLAYMSPWMHHSGGTVCEPVDLPVNKRHFDMVYSHIKYSDKPFMGSVTAPERAEDSVRMAQITFGEDFVDQNCVMIQLINANSPLVFDATMLGALKVYARNNQACIVSPFILAGAMSPVTVAGTLAQVLAEALAGCALTQLIRPGAPVVFGAFVSSISMQSGAPTFGSPEGSLLLNGAAKLARRAGLPFRSGGSFTASKLPDAQSAQESAQTITATVQGGVNFCLHAAGWLEGGLCSSYEKFILDADQLGMMHVLAKGIDVNDESLAMDALEEVGPGGHFLGAAHTQRNFESAFYRSSVADNNSYEQWLADGELDAAKRANKIWKEQLAAYTGPALDPAIDEALLDFMTERKASFPDSNV
- a CDS encoding GcvT family protein, with amino-acid sequence MSAFPDKAQVVIVGLGGIVGASVAHHLIERGWTDIVGIDKSGIPTDVGSTAHASDFCYTTSHDFLSTWTSLYSVDFFDKMGAYERVGGLEIARTGDDAWMEEIKRKVTSGKAFGTNVRLVSPSEIKEMFPLIEEDQVQGGLYDPDAGLVVPRSQALSGRLVDMGVDSGNLKSFANTPAQSLIVEDGKITGVKTHRGTIMADHVVVCAGLWGRLIANMVGEDLPVMPVDHPLTFFGPFNEFEGTGKDIGYPLLRDQGNSAYMRDTGDPKTTEGGQIEWGYYETTKPRMCHPRDLQSKEEARLSPSQRDLELEQVIEPLEKAMELTPILSELGYNETWSFNGLLQVSAAGGPSCGESQKVRGLWYCVAIWVKDGPGYGKLIADWMTDGRTEIDHAGIDYSRFYAHQMTEKYIEDRCYEAAQKIYFPAIHPREPYAGSRNIKRSPFYEREVELGGYFMELGGWERAHGYAANEHLLEKYGNKVPVRENEWDNRHFWRVSNAEQLALSEDCGIINLSHFYMFDVEGPDHVALMEWLCAAKIGGDNNIGKGIYTHFLDDEGNVRADLTIFRMEDRCRIVDGADAGPRDYHYVKRIAEDKGFDVTVTDVSEEYTTIGIWGPNARENLKRVVSDPAALDPENFPFAGIRNLEIAGKKVFALRLSYVGEQGWELHMKYEDGLAVWDALRAEGIMAVGVETYANSRRLEKSLRLQNADLLTQYNLYEADLARPKVKEADFRGKEKHLEYRARDKQPAMLCTLVMQENTDASGVERFPVGAMPVQDPVTGKTLVDELGRISYTTSVAYGPTIGKNIALAYLPQEYCEVGRKLQVEYFSESFPVEVAGVGYAPLYDPENAKPRS